The following are from one region of the Molothrus aeneus isolate 106 chromosome 7, BPBGC_Maene_1.0, whole genome shotgun sequence genome:
- the TNS1 gene encoding tensin-1 isoform X1: MSLTAAMESSCELDLVYITERIIAVSYPSAAEEQSYSSNLREVAHMLKSKHGNNYVLFNLSERRRDVNKLHPKVLDFGWPDMHTPALEKICSICKAMDTWLNAAAHNVVVLHNKGNRGRLGVVVAAYMHYSNISASADQALDRFAMKRFYEDKVVPVGQPSQKRYIHYFSGLLSGSIKMNNKPLFLHHVIMHGIPNFESKGGCRPFLKIYQAMQPVYTSGIYNVQGDSQTGICITIEPGLLLKGDILLKCYHKKFRSPTRDVIFRVQFHTCAVHDLDVVFGKEDLDEAFRDDRFPEYGKVEFVFSYGPEKIQGMEHLENGPSVSVDYNTSDPLIRWDSYENFNIQREDSAEGAWAEPPLPSKHLEKEVGHTQGPLDGSLYAKVKKKDSLHGSTGAVNAARLPLSAAPNHVEHTLSVSSDSGNSTASTKTDRTDEPGVSGAPSGQAVLSPEEKQELDRLLVGFGLESAPPMHNHVPGPVPARLPTMPGRHVVPAQVHVNGNAAALVAERETDILDDELPNQDGHSVGSLGTLSSLDGTTTASETGYQEAPRVGSLSSLPNGPSSCNGAEKLLKEGLYDGEPLSNGGYPYNNQNTLMGHQLRDTLPSLRPSASTQEHLAGYTQRLPGSHAPGWLQPQPLPSSQPYLYAYDHPGTYRSRSFPAVDTAKYDANPALPQAPARSTSSREAVQRGLNSWQQQGGSRPPSRLQEGGMESHSPSISSCSPQPSPLQTVPPHSHSMPEFPRAPSRREIEQSIEALDVLMLDLAPAVHKSQSVPATSRQDKPAGPLPSSLSTQPIAGLYARPTPQVAQPRSFGTSVSPAVSEPGSKAYSPGELDYGVHDYRETYSPYSYQLAPLPEPRSYSHAPAGTQMGTVPLSTSCYSPVGSQQQLTSSPPSPTVPAQNQMPLKGPESYEDLSKSAEEPLNLEGLVAHRVAGVQSREKPLEESAVPARKRTPSDSHYEKSSPEPGSPRSPTVLSPEVVSTIAANPGGRPKEPHLHSYKEAFEEMEGASPTSPPSSGVRSPPGLAKTPLSALGLKPHNPAEILLHPVGELEGEAGGDSEEEPRSYVESVARTATTGRGGTLPAAQPAAQPGGPEVPTRNGTFSNSFIAPSPVSTSSPIHSMDGASLRSYPSEGSPHGTVTPPHASAEPLYRSPVGSQMPSAHSSYQNSSPSSFAMVQGGVPSSAYSSPDYPDGRAGLQPEPQARPQPQVNVVGVHTLPGSPRSLHRTVATNTPPSPGFGRRAINPSMSAAPGSPGLGRHAVMAHGNLVAPPGSPSLSRHQAVAATSPGSPLYGYSSPEERHLTLSRQSSSSGYQPPSTPSFPVSPAYYPGTSTPHSSSPDSAAYRQGSPTSQPALPEKRRMSAGDRSNSLPNYATVNGKVSSPLSSGMSSPSGGSAVAFSHTLPDFSKFSMPDISPETRANVKFVQDTSKYWYKPDISREQAIALLKDREPGAFIIRDSHSFRGAYGLAMKVASPPPTVMQQNKKGDLANELVRHFLIETSSRGVKLKGCPNEPNFGCLSALVYQHSITPLALPCKLVIPDRDPMEEKKDSASATNSATDLLKQGAACNVLFINSVEMESLTGPQAISKAVAETLVADPTPTATIVHFKVSAQGITLTDNQRKLFFRRHYPLNTVTFCDLDPQERKWTKTDGSGPAKLFGFVARKQGSTTDNICHLFAELDPDQPAAAIVNFVSRVMLGSGQKR; this comes from the exons ATGAGCCTGACTGCAgccatggagagcagctgtgagctggaCCTGGTGTACATCACGGAGCGGATCATCGCTGTCTCCTACCCCAGCGCAGCCGAGGAGCAGAGTTACTCCAGCAACCTCCGTGAAGTGGCCCACATGCTCAAGTCCAAGCATGGGAACAACTATGTG CTTTTCAACCTCTCTGAGCGGAGACGTGATGTCAACAAACTTCACCCCAAG GTGCTGGATTTTGGATGGCCTGACATGCACACCCCTGCACTGGAGAAGATCTGCAGCATTTGCAAAGCCATGGACACGTGGCTCAATGCAGCAGCACACAATGTGGTGGTGCTGCACAACAAG gGGAACCGTGGCCGGCTGGGGGTGGTAGTAGCTGCCTACATGCACTACAGCAACATCTCAGCCAG TGCTGACCAGGCTCTGGACAGGTTTGCCATGAAGCGCTTCTATGAGGACAAGGTGGTGCCCGTGGGACAGCCATCCCAGAAGAG GTACATCCATTACTTCAGCGGGCTCCTCTCTGGCAGCATCAAGATGAACAACAAGCCCCTCTTCCTCCACCACGTCATCATGCACGGCATCCCCAACTTTGAGTCGAAAGGCG GTTGTCGGCCCTTCCTGAAAATCTACCAGGCCATGCAGCCCGTCTACACCTCGGGGATCTA CAATGTTCAAGGAGACAGCCAGACAGGCATCTGCATCACCATTGAGCCTGGCTTGCTGCTCAAGGGCGATATCTTG ctgaagTGCTACCACAAGAAATTTCGCAGCCCTACCCGTGACGTGATTTTCCGTGTGCAGTTCCACACGTGTGCTGTTCATGATCTTGACGTCGTCTTTGGCAAGGAGGACCTGGATGAGGCCTTCAGAG ATGACCGCTTCCCTGAGTATGGGAAGGTGGAGTTTGTGTTCTCCTATGGCCCCGAGAAGATCCAAG GCATGGAGCACCTGGAGAATGGGCCCAGTGTTTCTGTGGACTACAACACGTCCGACCCACTCATCCGGTGGGACTCCTACGAGAACTTCAACATCCAGCGTGAGGACAGTGCAGAGGGGGCCTGGGCTGAGCCACCCCTGCCCAGCAAGCACCTGGAGAAAG AGGTTGGGCACACACAAGGGCCCCTGGATGGGAGCCTCTACGCTAAAGTGAAGAAGAAAGACTCCCTCCACGGCAGCACCGGTGCCGTCAACGCTGCCCGACTCCCGCTCTCGGCAGCGCCCAACCACGTCGAGCACACACTCTCGGTGAGCAGCGACTCAGGCAACTCCACCGCCTCCACCAAGACCGACCGGACCGATGAGCCGGGGGTGAGTGGGGCACCCAGTGGCCAGGCGGTGCTGAGTCctgaggagaagcaggagctggATCGTCTCCTTGTTGGCTTTGGCTTGGAGAGCGCGCCACCCATGCACAACCACGTGCCCGGCCCCGTGCCGGCACGCCTGCCCACCATGCCGGGCCGCCACGTGGTGCCGGCTCAGGTGCACGTCAACGGGAATGCCGCGGCGCTGGTGGCCGAGCGGGAGACAGATATCTTGGATGATGAGCTGCCCAACCAAGatgggcacagtgtgggcagcctggGCACGCTCTCCTCCTTGGATGGCACCACCACTGCCAGTGAGACCGGCTACCAGGAGGCGCCTCGGGTGGGCAGCCTGTCCTCCCTGCCCAATGGCCCCTCGAGCTGCAATGGGGCTGAGAAGCTGCTGAAGGAGGGGCTGTATGATGGCGAGCCGCTCTCCAACGGTGGCTACCCCTACAACAACCAGAACACCCTGATGGGCCACCAGCTCCGTGACACGCTGCCTTCCTTGCGGCCCTCAGCATCCACTCAGGAGCACCTGGCTGGCTACACACAGCGCCTACCGGGCTCCCACGCCCCAGGGTggctccagcctcagccactgcccagctcccagccctacCTGTATGCCTACGACCACCCCGGAACCTACCGCTCCCGGTCCTTCCCGGCAGTGGACACTGCCAAGTATGACGCCAACCCGGCGCTGCCCCAGGCCCCAGCTCGCAGTACCAGCAGCCGGGAGGCTGTGCAGAGGGGCTTGAATTCCTGGCAACAGCAAGGGGGAAGCCGGCCACCTTCCCGGCTGCAGGAGGGTGGCATGGagagccacagccccagcatctctagctgcagcccccagcccagcccgctGCAGACGGTGCCCCCGCACAGCCACAGCATGCCCGAATTCCCTCGGGCGCCCTCTCGCCGGGAGATTGAGCAGTCCATTGAAGCGCTGGATGTCCTCATGCTGGACCTCGCACCTGCCGTCCACAAGTCACAGAGTGTGCCTGCCACCTCCCGTCAGGACAAGCCAGCCGgacccctgccctcctccctctccacccAGCCCATTGCTGGTCTCTACGCCCGGCCAACTCCACAGGTGGCCCAGCCGAGGTCCTTCGGCACGTCCGTGAGCCCCGCGGTCTCTGAGCCCGGGAGCAAAGCCTATTCTCCTGGAGAGCTGGACTATGGGGTGCATGATTATCGGGAAACCTATTCGCCCTACAGCTACCAGCTGGCACCgctgccagagcccaggagcTACAGCCATGCCCCGGCCGGAACACAGATGGGCACTGTCCCACTCAGCACCTCGTGCTACAGCCCTGTGGGGTCTCAGCAGCAACTCACCTCCTCCCCACCTTCCCCCACCGTCCCAGCACAAAACCAGATGCCCCTGAAGGGACCGGAGAGCTATGAAGACCTGTCGAAGTCGGCAGAAGAGCCCTTGAATCTGGAGGGCCTGGTGGCCCACAGGGTGGCAG GGGTGCAGTCCCGGGAGAAGCCTCTGGAGGAGAGCGCTGTTCCTGCCCGCAAGCGGACTCCCAGCGACAGCCACTATGAGAAGAGCTCCCCGGAGCCCGGCTCGCCCCGCAGCCCCACCGTGCTCTCACCTGAGGTGGTCAGCACCATCGCAGCCAACCCTGGAGGGAGGCCCAAAGAG cctcaCCTCCACAGCTACAAGGAAGCCTTCGAGGAGATGGAGGGTGCCTCCCCCACCAGCCCACCCTCCAGCGGCG TGCGTTCTCCCCCTGGCCTGGCCAAGACCCCGCTCTCAGCACTGGGGCTGAAGCCCCACAACCCGGCTGAGATCCTGCTGCATCCAGTGGGAG AGCTAGAAGGGGAAGCAGGCGGTGACTCTGAAGAAG agcccaggagctATGTGGAGTCAGTGGCGCGCACAGCCACCACGGGCAGGGGAGGGACACTGCCCgctgcccagcctgctgcccagCCCGGAGGCCCAGAGGTGCCCACCAGGAATGGCACTTTCTCCAACTCCTTCAtcgctcccagccctgtctccACCAGCAGCCCTATTCACAGCATGGATGG GGCCTCCCTGCGCAGCTACCCGTCGGAAGGCAGCCCCCATGGCACGGTTACACCTCCCCATGCCTCAGCTGAGCCCTTGTACCGCTCGCCTGTTGGCTCTCAGATgccctctgctcacagcagctaccaAAACTCGTCTCCATCTTCATTTGCAATGGTCCAAGGAGGGGTCCCGAGCTCGGCATACAGCAGCCCCGACTACCCTGATGGCCGAGCTGGCCTCCAGCCAGAACCCCAAGCTCGGCCACAGCCCCAGGTCAATGTGGTGGGGGTCCACACTCTGCCAGGGAGCCCCCGCAGCCTGCACCGGACAGTGGCTACGAATACACCGCCCAGCCCTGGCTTTGGGCGAAGAGCCATCAACCCCAGCATGAGcgctgctcctggcagccctgggctgggcaggcatGCTGTGATGGCCCATGGCAACCTGGTGGCCCcaccaggcagccccagcctgtccaGGCACCAAGCAGTGGCAGCCACATCCCCTGGCAGCCCCCTGTATGGCTACTCCAGCCCAGAGGAAAGGCACCTGACCCTGTCtcggcagagcagctcctctggctaCCAGCCCCCCTCCACGCCGTCCTTCCCCGTCTCCCCGGCATACTACCCCGGCACGAGCACGCCGCACTCCTCCTCCCCGGACTCGGCTGCCTACCGCCAGGGCAGCCCCACCTCgcagcctgctctgcctgagAAGCGGCGCATGTCGGCTGGGGACCGCTCCAACAGCCTCCCCAACTATGCCACTGTCAACGGCAAGGTgtcctctcccctctccagcGGCATGTCCAGCCCCAGCGGTGGGAGCGCCGTCGCCTTCTCCCACACTCTGCCGGACTTCTCCAAGTTCTCCATGCCAG ACATCAGTCCTGAGACTCGTGCCAATGTCAAGTTTGTGCAGGATACTTCCAAGTACTGGTACAAACCAGACATCTCTAGGGAGCAGG CCATTGCCTTGCTCAAGGACAGGGAGCCGGGGGCTTTCATCATCCGGGACAGCCACTCCTTCCGGGGAGCCTATGGCCTTGCCATGAAAGTTGCTTCTCCGCCTCCCACGGTCATGCAGCAGAACAAGAAAG GAGACTTGGCCAATGAGCTGGTGAGGCACTTCCTCATCGAGACAAGCTCACGAGGTGTGAAACTAAAAGGATGCCCCAACGAGCCTAATTTTG gCTGTCTCTCAGCGCTGGTGTACCAGCACTCCATCACGCCCTTGGCCCTGCCCTGCAAGCTGGTCATTCCTGACCGAG ATCCcatggaggaaaagaaagactcTGCGTCAGCAACCAATTCAGCCACGGACCTCCTCAAACAGGGTGCAG CCTGCAATGTCCTCTTCATCAACTCAGTGGAGATGGAGTCTCTGACAGGCCCCCAGGCCATCTCGAAGGCTGTTGCTGAGACGCTGGTGGCTGACCCCACGCCCACAGCTACCATTGTTCACTTCAAAGTCTCCGCACAAGGCATCACCTTAACGGACAACCAGAGGAA
- the TNS1 gene encoding tensin-1 isoform X2, with translation MSLTAAMESSCELDLVYITERIIAVSYPSAAEEQSYSSNLREVAHMLKSKHGNNYVLFNLSERRRDVNKLHPKVLDFGWPDMHTPALEKICSICKAMDTWLNAAAHNVVVLHNKGNRGRLGVVVAAYMHYSNISASADQALDRFAMKRFYEDKVVPVGQPSQKRYIHYFSGLLSGSIKMNNKPLFLHHVIMHGIPNFESKGGCRPFLKIYQAMQPVYTSGIYNVQGDSQTGICITIEPGLLLKGDILLKCYHKKFRSPTRDVIFRVQFHTCAVHDLDVVFGKEDLDEAFRDDRFPEYGKVEFVFSYGPEKIQGMEHLENGPSVSVDYNTSDPLIRWDSYENFNIQREDSAEGAWAEPPLPSKHLEKEVGHTQGPLDGSLYAKVKKKDSLHGSTGAVNAARLPLSAAPNHVEHTLSVSSDSGNSTASTKTDRTDEPGVSGAPSGQAVLSPEEKQELDRLLVGFGLESAPPMHNHVPGPVPARLPTMPGRHVVPAQVHVNGNAAALVAERETDILDDELPNQDGHSVGSLGTLSSLDGTTTASETGYQEAPRVGSLSSLPNGPSSCNGAEKLLKEGLYDGEPLSNGGYPYNNQNTLMGHQLRDTLPSLRPSASTQEHLAGYTQRLPGSHAPGWLQPQPLPSSQPYLYAYDHPGTYRSRSFPAVDTAKYDANPALPQAPARSTSSREAVQRGLNSWQQQGGSRPPSRLQEGGMESHSPSISSCSPQPSPLQTVPPHSHSMPEFPRAPSRREIEQSIEALDVLMLDLAPAVHKSQSVPATSRQDKPAGPLPSSLSTQPIAGLYARPTPQVAQPRSFGTSVSPAVSEPGSKAYSPGELDYGVHDYRETYSPYSYQLAPLPEPRSYSHAPAGTQMGTVPLSTSCYSPVGSQQQLTSSPPSPTVPAQNQMPLKGPESYEDLSKSAEEPLNLEGLVAHRVAGVQSREKPLEESAVPARKRTPSDSHYEKSSPEPGSPRSPTVLSPEVVSTIAANPGGRPKEPHLHSYKEAFEEMEGASPTSPPSSGVRSPPGLAKTPLSALGLKPHNPAEILLHPVGEPRSYVESVARTATTGRGGTLPAAQPAAQPGGPEVPTRNGTFSNSFIAPSPVSTSSPIHSMDGASLRSYPSEGSPHGTVTPPHASAEPLYRSPVGSQMPSAHSSYQNSSPSSFAMVQGGVPSSAYSSPDYPDGRAGLQPEPQARPQPQVNVVGVHTLPGSPRSLHRTVATNTPPSPGFGRRAINPSMSAAPGSPGLGRHAVMAHGNLVAPPGSPSLSRHQAVAATSPGSPLYGYSSPEERHLTLSRQSSSSGYQPPSTPSFPVSPAYYPGTSTPHSSSPDSAAYRQGSPTSQPALPEKRRMSAGDRSNSLPNYATVNGKVSSPLSSGMSSPSGGSAVAFSHTLPDFSKFSMPDISPETRANVKFVQDTSKYWYKPDISREQAIALLKDREPGAFIIRDSHSFRGAYGLAMKVASPPPTVMQQNKKGDLANELVRHFLIETSSRGVKLKGCPNEPNFGCLSALVYQHSITPLALPCKLVIPDRDPMEEKKDSASATNSATDLLKQGAACNVLFINSVEMESLTGPQAISKAVAETLVADPTPTATIVHFKVSAQGITLTDNQRKLFFRRHYPLNTVTFCDLDPQERKWTKTDGSGPAKLFGFVARKQGSTTDNICHLFAELDPDQPAAAIVNFVSRVMLGSGQKR, from the exons ATGAGCCTGACTGCAgccatggagagcagctgtgagctggaCCTGGTGTACATCACGGAGCGGATCATCGCTGTCTCCTACCCCAGCGCAGCCGAGGAGCAGAGTTACTCCAGCAACCTCCGTGAAGTGGCCCACATGCTCAAGTCCAAGCATGGGAACAACTATGTG CTTTTCAACCTCTCTGAGCGGAGACGTGATGTCAACAAACTTCACCCCAAG GTGCTGGATTTTGGATGGCCTGACATGCACACCCCTGCACTGGAGAAGATCTGCAGCATTTGCAAAGCCATGGACACGTGGCTCAATGCAGCAGCACACAATGTGGTGGTGCTGCACAACAAG gGGAACCGTGGCCGGCTGGGGGTGGTAGTAGCTGCCTACATGCACTACAGCAACATCTCAGCCAG TGCTGACCAGGCTCTGGACAGGTTTGCCATGAAGCGCTTCTATGAGGACAAGGTGGTGCCCGTGGGACAGCCATCCCAGAAGAG GTACATCCATTACTTCAGCGGGCTCCTCTCTGGCAGCATCAAGATGAACAACAAGCCCCTCTTCCTCCACCACGTCATCATGCACGGCATCCCCAACTTTGAGTCGAAAGGCG GTTGTCGGCCCTTCCTGAAAATCTACCAGGCCATGCAGCCCGTCTACACCTCGGGGATCTA CAATGTTCAAGGAGACAGCCAGACAGGCATCTGCATCACCATTGAGCCTGGCTTGCTGCTCAAGGGCGATATCTTG ctgaagTGCTACCACAAGAAATTTCGCAGCCCTACCCGTGACGTGATTTTCCGTGTGCAGTTCCACACGTGTGCTGTTCATGATCTTGACGTCGTCTTTGGCAAGGAGGACCTGGATGAGGCCTTCAGAG ATGACCGCTTCCCTGAGTATGGGAAGGTGGAGTTTGTGTTCTCCTATGGCCCCGAGAAGATCCAAG GCATGGAGCACCTGGAGAATGGGCCCAGTGTTTCTGTGGACTACAACACGTCCGACCCACTCATCCGGTGGGACTCCTACGAGAACTTCAACATCCAGCGTGAGGACAGTGCAGAGGGGGCCTGGGCTGAGCCACCCCTGCCCAGCAAGCACCTGGAGAAAG AGGTTGGGCACACACAAGGGCCCCTGGATGGGAGCCTCTACGCTAAAGTGAAGAAGAAAGACTCCCTCCACGGCAGCACCGGTGCCGTCAACGCTGCCCGACTCCCGCTCTCGGCAGCGCCCAACCACGTCGAGCACACACTCTCGGTGAGCAGCGACTCAGGCAACTCCACCGCCTCCACCAAGACCGACCGGACCGATGAGCCGGGGGTGAGTGGGGCACCCAGTGGCCAGGCGGTGCTGAGTCctgaggagaagcaggagctggATCGTCTCCTTGTTGGCTTTGGCTTGGAGAGCGCGCCACCCATGCACAACCACGTGCCCGGCCCCGTGCCGGCACGCCTGCCCACCATGCCGGGCCGCCACGTGGTGCCGGCTCAGGTGCACGTCAACGGGAATGCCGCGGCGCTGGTGGCCGAGCGGGAGACAGATATCTTGGATGATGAGCTGCCCAACCAAGatgggcacagtgtgggcagcctggGCACGCTCTCCTCCTTGGATGGCACCACCACTGCCAGTGAGACCGGCTACCAGGAGGCGCCTCGGGTGGGCAGCCTGTCCTCCCTGCCCAATGGCCCCTCGAGCTGCAATGGGGCTGAGAAGCTGCTGAAGGAGGGGCTGTATGATGGCGAGCCGCTCTCCAACGGTGGCTACCCCTACAACAACCAGAACACCCTGATGGGCCACCAGCTCCGTGACACGCTGCCTTCCTTGCGGCCCTCAGCATCCACTCAGGAGCACCTGGCTGGCTACACACAGCGCCTACCGGGCTCCCACGCCCCAGGGTggctccagcctcagccactgcccagctcccagccctacCTGTATGCCTACGACCACCCCGGAACCTACCGCTCCCGGTCCTTCCCGGCAGTGGACACTGCCAAGTATGACGCCAACCCGGCGCTGCCCCAGGCCCCAGCTCGCAGTACCAGCAGCCGGGAGGCTGTGCAGAGGGGCTTGAATTCCTGGCAACAGCAAGGGGGAAGCCGGCCACCTTCCCGGCTGCAGGAGGGTGGCATGGagagccacagccccagcatctctagctgcagcccccagcccagcccgctGCAGACGGTGCCCCCGCACAGCCACAGCATGCCCGAATTCCCTCGGGCGCCCTCTCGCCGGGAGATTGAGCAGTCCATTGAAGCGCTGGATGTCCTCATGCTGGACCTCGCACCTGCCGTCCACAAGTCACAGAGTGTGCCTGCCACCTCCCGTCAGGACAAGCCAGCCGgacccctgccctcctccctctccacccAGCCCATTGCTGGTCTCTACGCCCGGCCAACTCCACAGGTGGCCCAGCCGAGGTCCTTCGGCACGTCCGTGAGCCCCGCGGTCTCTGAGCCCGGGAGCAAAGCCTATTCTCCTGGAGAGCTGGACTATGGGGTGCATGATTATCGGGAAACCTATTCGCCCTACAGCTACCAGCTGGCACCgctgccagagcccaggagcTACAGCCATGCCCCGGCCGGAACACAGATGGGCACTGTCCCACTCAGCACCTCGTGCTACAGCCCTGTGGGGTCTCAGCAGCAACTCACCTCCTCCCCACCTTCCCCCACCGTCCCAGCACAAAACCAGATGCCCCTGAAGGGACCGGAGAGCTATGAAGACCTGTCGAAGTCGGCAGAAGAGCCCTTGAATCTGGAGGGCCTGGTGGCCCACAGGGTGGCAG GGGTGCAGTCCCGGGAGAAGCCTCTGGAGGAGAGCGCTGTTCCTGCCCGCAAGCGGACTCCCAGCGACAGCCACTATGAGAAGAGCTCCCCGGAGCCCGGCTCGCCCCGCAGCCCCACCGTGCTCTCACCTGAGGTGGTCAGCACCATCGCAGCCAACCCTGGAGGGAGGCCCAAAGAG cctcaCCTCCACAGCTACAAGGAAGCCTTCGAGGAGATGGAGGGTGCCTCCCCCACCAGCCCACCCTCCAGCGGCG TGCGTTCTCCCCCTGGCCTGGCCAAGACCCCGCTCTCAGCACTGGGGCTGAAGCCCCACAACCCGGCTGAGATCCTGCTGCATCCAGTGGGAG agcccaggagctATGTGGAGTCAGTGGCGCGCACAGCCACCACGGGCAGGGGAGGGACACTGCCCgctgcccagcctgctgcccagCCCGGAGGCCCAGAGGTGCCCACCAGGAATGGCACTTTCTCCAACTCCTTCAtcgctcccagccctgtctccACCAGCAGCCCTATTCACAGCATGGATGG GGCCTCCCTGCGCAGCTACCCGTCGGAAGGCAGCCCCCATGGCACGGTTACACCTCCCCATGCCTCAGCTGAGCCCTTGTACCGCTCGCCTGTTGGCTCTCAGATgccctctgctcacagcagctaccaAAACTCGTCTCCATCTTCATTTGCAATGGTCCAAGGAGGGGTCCCGAGCTCGGCATACAGCAGCCCCGACTACCCTGATGGCCGAGCTGGCCTCCAGCCAGAACCCCAAGCTCGGCCACAGCCCCAGGTCAATGTGGTGGGGGTCCACACTCTGCCAGGGAGCCCCCGCAGCCTGCACCGGACAGTGGCTACGAATACACCGCCCAGCCCTGGCTTTGGGCGAAGAGCCATCAACCCCAGCATGAGcgctgctcctggcagccctgggctgggcaggcatGCTGTGATGGCCCATGGCAACCTGGTGGCCCcaccaggcagccccagcctgtccaGGCACCAAGCAGTGGCAGCCACATCCCCTGGCAGCCCCCTGTATGGCTACTCCAGCCCAGAGGAAAGGCACCTGACCCTGTCtcggcagagcagctcctctggctaCCAGCCCCCCTCCACGCCGTCCTTCCCCGTCTCCCCGGCATACTACCCCGGCACGAGCACGCCGCACTCCTCCTCCCCGGACTCGGCTGCCTACCGCCAGGGCAGCCCCACCTCgcagcctgctctgcctgagAAGCGGCGCATGTCGGCTGGGGACCGCTCCAACAGCCTCCCCAACTATGCCACTGTCAACGGCAAGGTgtcctctcccctctccagcGGCATGTCCAGCCCCAGCGGTGGGAGCGCCGTCGCCTTCTCCCACACTCTGCCGGACTTCTCCAAGTTCTCCATGCCAG ACATCAGTCCTGAGACTCGTGCCAATGTCAAGTTTGTGCAGGATACTTCCAAGTACTGGTACAAACCAGACATCTCTAGGGAGCAGG CCATTGCCTTGCTCAAGGACAGGGAGCCGGGGGCTTTCATCATCCGGGACAGCCACTCCTTCCGGGGAGCCTATGGCCTTGCCATGAAAGTTGCTTCTCCGCCTCCCACGGTCATGCAGCAGAACAAGAAAG GAGACTTGGCCAATGAGCTGGTGAGGCACTTCCTCATCGAGACAAGCTCACGAGGTGTGAAACTAAAAGGATGCCCCAACGAGCCTAATTTTG gCTGTCTCTCAGCGCTGGTGTACCAGCACTCCATCACGCCCTTGGCCCTGCCCTGCAAGCTGGTCATTCCTGACCGAG ATCCcatggaggaaaagaaagactcTGCGTCAGCAACCAATTCAGCCACGGACCTCCTCAAACAGGGTGCAG CCTGCAATGTCCTCTTCATCAACTCAGTGGAGATGGAGTCTCTGACAGGCCCCCAGGCCATCTCGAAGGCTGTTGCTGAGACGCTGGTGGCTGACCCCACGCCCACAGCTACCATTGTTCACTTCAAAGTCTCCGCACAAGGCATCACCTTAACGGACAACCAGAGGAA